One genomic segment of Streptomyces sp. RerS4 includes these proteins:
- a CDS encoding universal stress protein: MTSHPSASRDIVVGIDPDRDWHLALAWAADEAQRRRLPLRLVLAVPPQHDTHHVDDAPGQIALRQAGSDRLEQACDWVRDRHPEVAVTGDLLSGFPAPVLGGAAREARMVVLGSRHLSRTAEFFSAGSLVVPVTAQARCPVVVVGDAEHISQQPPYFVAGIDGSASATAALAFAFDEADLRGAALRVVCVWQPPLIMLDDEEVALRAQRTLLSEATAGLAEKYPDVHVTHEVLTGHPVEELARAAEHALAVVVGRRGRGGYTGMRIGSVVHGLLHRAHCPVITVPTG; encoded by the coding sequence ATGACCAGCCACCCGTCAGCAAGCCGTGACATCGTCGTGGGCATCGACCCGGACAGGGACTGGCACCTCGCCCTGGCCTGGGCCGCCGACGAGGCACAACGGCGCAGGCTCCCGCTGCGCCTGGTGCTCGCCGTACCGCCCCAGCACGACACCCATCACGTCGATGACGCCCCCGGCCAGATCGCCCTGCGGCAGGCCGGATCCGACAGACTCGAACAAGCGTGCGACTGGGTACGTGACCGCCACCCCGAGGTGGCTGTCACCGGTGACCTGCTGAGCGGCTTCCCCGCCCCCGTGCTGGGCGGCGCGGCGCGAGAGGCCCGCATGGTCGTCCTCGGTTCCCGGCACCTGAGCCGCACCGCCGAGTTCTTCAGCGCCGGCTCGCTCGTGGTCCCCGTCACCGCCCAGGCCCGTTGCCCGGTCGTCGTCGTGGGCGACGCCGAGCACATCAGCCAGCAGCCGCCCTATTTCGTCGCGGGTATCGACGGAAGCGCGTCCGCCACGGCCGCGCTGGCCTTCGCCTTCGACGAGGCCGACCTTCGAGGGGCGGCGCTGCGGGTCGTCTGCGTGTGGCAGCCACCGCTCATCATGCTGGACGACGAGGAGGTGGCGCTGCGGGCCCAGCGCACTCTGCTTTCCGAGGCCACCGCCGGCTTGGCCGAGAAGTACCCGGACGTGCACGTGACACACGAGGTCCTCACCGGCCACCCCGTCGAGGAACTGGCCCGGGCCGCCGAGCACGCCCTGGCCGTCGTCGTGGGCCGCCGCGGCCGCGGCGGATACACCGGCATGCGGATCGGATCCGTCGTCCACGGCCTCCTGCACCGTGCACACTGCCCCGTGATCACCGTCCCCACTGGATGA
- a CDS encoding cation-translocating P-type ATPase, with product MTSRAIEVPSAGSSAPAGLTQAEAERRLARYGRNEVAPPPPTPLHRRVLAQLRDPLIMVLLGAALLTIAIGDHPDAVVIGLVVVFNTTVGVAQEVRADRAVAALSALSAPHARVRRDGAAYEVSAALVVPGDSLLLGEGDIVAADADLAEASALLMDESMLTGESEPVAKITGDTVSAGTVVVRGRGVATATATGSASALGRIAALLDGDHGPTPLQRRLASLGRVLAAVTLALCVLFFALGLVRGLGVSTMAVTAISLAVAAVPESLPAVVTLALALGARRMAARGALIRRLPAVETLGSVSVLATDKTGTLTEGRMVVQHVWTASGAADVSGSGYEPHGNLTRAGRSLTPEQFRPLQELLTTAALCNDASLKPPQSGSGAWTAVGDPMEAALLAAAAKAGCPDPAHLHQACPRIGEAPFDSLRKRMTTLHHLPDGNVLVCLKGAPETVLAPAVLAEPPGVLDQARRQAAELAAHGFRVLAVAGAERLQWSLPAAEAEHGLSLLGLIAISDPPKAAAAATLAACRAAGITPVMITGDHPATAHAIAARIGLVEGGPADAVVTGPELAAAPDTDLTAVRVFARTDPQQKLDIVHAWRARGAVTAMTGDGVNDGPALHQADIGVAMGARGTEVARQAADLVLTDDELSTVVTAVEEGRRVYDNIRRFLVYAMAGGTAEILVMLAGPLLGLALPLRAGQILWINLLTHGLTGVAMGAEPAAPEAMRRPPRPPGQHILAAGVWQRLLVLAAAVTAFSLIAGIGARSMGLPWQSVLFLSLLGAQLGVALGLRARLLTTQNLFLPASVAASAFFAMAALHVPALRSLLDTQPVGWAGTGLATAAALAAFVAARLLRGAFHRKA from the coding sequence ATGACCAGCCGCGCGATCGAAGTGCCGTCCGCCGGCTCCTCAGCTCCGGCGGGGCTGACGCAGGCCGAGGCCGAACGCCGACTGGCCCGGTACGGCCGCAACGAGGTGGCACCTCCGCCGCCCACCCCCCTCCACCGCCGCGTGCTGGCCCAGCTGCGTGATCCACTGATCATGGTGCTGCTCGGTGCCGCACTCCTGACCATCGCGATCGGCGACCACCCGGACGCCGTCGTCATCGGACTGGTGGTCGTCTTCAACACGACGGTGGGAGTAGCCCAGGAGGTCCGGGCGGACCGCGCGGTCGCCGCGCTCTCCGCTCTCTCGGCCCCCCACGCCCGGGTACGGCGTGACGGCGCGGCCTACGAGGTGTCGGCAGCGCTCGTGGTGCCGGGTGACAGCCTGCTGCTCGGTGAGGGAGACATCGTCGCCGCAGATGCCGATCTTGCCGAGGCGTCCGCTCTCCTGATGGACGAGTCCATGCTCACTGGCGAATCGGAACCCGTCGCCAAGATCACGGGTGACACGGTCAGCGCCGGCACCGTCGTGGTACGCGGTCGGGGTGTCGCAACGGCCACGGCCACAGGATCTGCCAGTGCCCTCGGTCGGATCGCGGCGCTCCTCGACGGGGATCACGGCCCGACACCGCTCCAGCGCCGCCTCGCGTCCCTCGGCCGTGTTCTGGCCGCCGTCACCCTGGCTCTGTGCGTGCTGTTCTTCGCCCTGGGCCTCGTACGCGGCCTCGGCGTGAGCACGATGGCGGTCACGGCCATCAGCCTGGCGGTCGCCGCGGTGCCCGAGTCCCTGCCCGCCGTGGTCACCCTTGCACTTGCCCTCGGGGCCCGCCGCATGGCGGCCCGGGGCGCCCTGATCCGACGCCTGCCGGCGGTAGAGACGCTCGGATCGGTGAGCGTCCTGGCCACGGACAAGACCGGCACCCTCACCGAGGGCCGCATGGTCGTCCAGCACGTATGGACGGCGTCGGGAGCCGCAGACGTATCCGGCAGCGGATACGAACCCCACGGAAACCTGACCCGGGCCGGACGCTCCCTGACGCCCGAGCAGTTCCGCCCGCTGCAGGAGCTGCTCACCACGGCAGCCCTGTGCAACGACGCGAGCCTGAAACCGCCCCAGAGCGGTTCCGGCGCGTGGACTGCCGTGGGCGATCCCATGGAGGCCGCGCTGCTGGCAGCGGCTGCCAAGGCCGGCTGCCCCGACCCCGCCCATCTGCACCAGGCGTGCCCTCGGATCGGAGAAGCACCCTTCGACAGCCTGCGCAAACGGATGACCACCCTGCACCACCTGCCCGACGGCAACGTCCTGGTCTGCCTCAAGGGAGCACCGGAGACCGTCCTGGCGCCCGCGGTGCTCGCCGAGCCGCCCGGAGTCCTGGACCAGGCCCGTCGGCAGGCCGCCGAGCTGGCCGCGCACGGATTCAGGGTCCTGGCGGTGGCAGGCGCCGAACGGCTCCAGTGGAGCCTGCCCGCCGCCGAGGCGGAACACGGACTGAGCCTTCTCGGCCTGATCGCCATCAGCGATCCGCCGAAAGCGGCAGCCGCGGCCACCTTGGCAGCCTGCCGCGCCGCCGGCATCACACCGGTCATGATCACCGGCGACCACCCTGCGACGGCCCACGCCATCGCCGCACGCATCGGACTCGTCGAGGGCGGCCCAGCCGATGCGGTCGTCACCGGACCCGAGCTGGCCGCAGCACCGGACACCGACCTCACCGCGGTCCGCGTCTTCGCCCGGACCGATCCACAGCAGAAGCTGGACATCGTCCACGCCTGGCGAGCCCGCGGCGCCGTGACCGCAATGACCGGGGACGGCGTCAACGACGGCCCCGCCCTGCACCAGGCCGACATCGGCGTCGCCATGGGCGCCCGCGGCACCGAGGTGGCCCGCCAGGCCGCCGACCTCGTCCTCACCGACGACGAGCTCTCCACCGTGGTCACGGCCGTCGAGGAAGGCCGCCGCGTCTACGACAACATCCGACGCTTCCTCGTCTACGCCATGGCCGGCGGAACCGCCGAGATCCTCGTGATGCTGGCAGGCCCCTTGCTCGGCCTGGCCCTGCCGCTGCGGGCGGGCCAGATCCTGTGGATCAACCTCCTCACCCACGGCCTCACCGGCGTGGCCATGGGCGCCGAACCGGCCGCGCCGGAGGCCATGCGGCGCCCGCCCAGGCCGCCCGGACAGCACATCCTGGCCGCAGGCGTGTGGCAGCGCCTCCTCGTCCTCGCCGCAGCCGTGACGGCGTTCAGCCTGATCGCAGGCATCGGCGCGCGCTCCATGGGCCTGCCCTGGCAGAGCGTGCTCTTCCTGTCTCTGCTCGGGGCCCAGCTGGGCGTGGCCCTGGGGCTGCGGGCCCGGTTGCTCACCACCCAGAACCTCTTCCTCCCCGCCTCCGTGGCGGCTTCCGCCTTCTTTGCGATGGCCGCCTTGCACGTTCCCGCTCTGCGGTCGCTGCTGGACACCCAGCCGGTGGGTTGGGCCGGCACCGGGCTCGCCACCGCGGCAGCCCTCGCGGCATTCGTAGCCGCCCGGCTCCTGAGAGGCGCATTCCACAGAAAGGCATGA
- a CDS encoding GAF domain-containing sensor histidine kinase, translated as MSTGEQPTRSGVPRLRLDELLDELQVRIDEVRGTRDRLNGLLEAVMSVGRELDLPQVLRGIVEAAVVLVDAEYGALGVIGNDKKLAEFLPVGISDDLRAQIGDLPSGHGILGELIRHPEPLRLSELSEHPASYGFPDHHPPMHSFLGVPIRIREEVFGNLYLTEKRGGAEFDAEDEAVLSTLAVAAGIAIENARLFEEVRLRERWLEASSDITSALLSGAPEEEVLEGMLERAKDIASADMGVFYLLGPAGELRGSLALGEGAEAHRGIVLPSTQGTLAEAALARNGLITVPDVAIDERVTVQPERWAGFGPAVAVTVGTKEKLSGVLMLARRHGHPVFATTEVAALPGFAGQAALALELADRRRDTEQMSLLEDHDRIARDLHDLAIQRLFATGMTLQSAQRFVDHPQASERLARAVDDLDATIKIIRSTIFGLREHEAPGETSKMRSRLAQALDEASAALGFAPALRVEGLIDTDVPSAVADEALAVVGEALSNVARHAEATRAEVSIVAADGNLTVTVTDNGVGLPAGGRRSGLRNLAERAERLSGQMEAAARRDGERGTRLEWQVPLVSPPR; from the coding sequence ATGAGCACAGGGGAACAGCCCACCCGGAGCGGTGTTCCTCGACTGCGGCTCGACGAACTGCTGGATGAGCTGCAGGTACGGATCGACGAGGTCAGAGGCACGCGGGACCGGCTGAACGGTCTGCTCGAGGCCGTCATGTCCGTGGGCCGGGAGCTTGACCTGCCGCAGGTGCTGCGCGGGATCGTCGAGGCTGCCGTGGTGCTCGTGGACGCCGAATATGGGGCTCTCGGCGTCATCGGGAACGACAAAAAGCTGGCCGAGTTCCTTCCCGTCGGCATCAGCGACGACCTCCGCGCACAGATCGGAGACCTGCCCTCCGGCCACGGCATCCTCGGTGAGCTGATCCGCCACCCCGAGCCGCTGCGACTGTCGGAGCTGTCCGAGCATCCGGCCTCCTACGGGTTCCCGGACCACCACCCGCCGATGCACTCTTTCCTCGGTGTCCCGATCCGCATTCGCGAGGAGGTCTTCGGCAACCTCTATCTGACCGAGAAGCGCGGCGGAGCCGAGTTCGACGCCGAGGACGAGGCGGTCCTGTCCACCCTCGCTGTCGCGGCCGGCATCGCCATCGAAAATGCCCGGCTCTTCGAGGAGGTCCGGCTGCGGGAGCGCTGGCTGGAGGCCAGCTCCGACATCACCAGCGCCCTGCTCTCCGGAGCGCCCGAGGAGGAGGTCCTCGAAGGCATGCTGGAGCGGGCCAAGGACATCGCCAGCGCCGATATGGGCGTCTTCTACCTGCTCGGCCCCGCCGGTGAACTGCGAGGCTCGCTTGCCCTCGGGGAGGGAGCCGAGGCGCACCGCGGGATCGTCCTGCCCAGCACTCAGGGCACTCTCGCCGAGGCCGCCCTGGCACGCAACGGCCTCATCACCGTCCCCGACGTGGCGATCGATGAGCGCGTCACCGTGCAACCCGAGCGGTGGGCGGGCTTCGGCCCGGCCGTGGCCGTCACTGTCGGCACCAAGGAAAAGCTCAGTGGCGTCCTGATGCTCGCCCGGCGGCACGGTCACCCCGTATTCGCCACCACGGAGGTCGCCGCGCTTCCGGGGTTCGCGGGCCAGGCCGCCCTCGCACTGGAGCTTGCCGACAGGCGCCGCGACACCGAGCAGATGAGTCTGCTGGAGGACCACGACCGCATCGCCCGTGACCTGCATGACCTGGCCATCCAGCGACTCTTCGCCACCGGCATGACCCTCCAGAGCGCCCAGCGCTTCGTCGACCACCCCCAGGCGTCCGAGCGCCTCGCGCGCGCCGTGGACGACCTCGACGCCACCATCAAGATCATCCGATCGACCATCTTCGGACTCCGCGAACACGAGGCCCCCGGTGAAACGTCCAAGATGCGCTCCCGCCTGGCCCAAGCCCTGGATGAGGCCTCGGCAGCCCTCGGCTTCGCCCCGGCTCTGCGGGTGGAGGGGCTGATCGACACGGACGTACCGTCGGCCGTCGCGGACGAGGCCCTCGCTGTGGTGGGGGAAGCTCTCAGCAACGTCGCCCGCCATGCCGAGGCGACGCGGGCGGAGGTCTCGATCGTTGCGGCCGACGGGAACCTGACGGTCACCGTGACCGATAACGGCGTCGGCCTGCCCGCAGGCGGTCGGCGCAGCGGACTGCGGAACCTGGCCGAGCGTGCCGAACGGCTCAGCGGCCAGATGGAGGCCGCGGCGCGGCGCGATGGGGAGCGGGGCACTCGCCTGGAGTGGCAGGTACCTCTGGTCTCGCCACCGCGCTGA
- a CDS encoding ABC transporter permease subunit, protein MRRQWPLLWLALYRRRRMLAALLVGMVVFEALIVVVANAIPPGQLFSSGGKGPPSAYRAFSGSSGDVSIASYPGLLGAGLTHPFWIAMQLTAIGSLAAAAVAADVESGTVELVMVRPVSRTRLLTERTVALVLAALALNLAATLTVAVGVALSPDIDRAVPIGGVFAAGVMGLGFALCLIGPAMAVSAAGRRRAQVVGATIAIGAVGFAVNFIALAWSPAASLRFLSPFHYYAPGDALAEGDVLWPQLGILVGTGVLGILLAHVLLQRRDLAP, encoded by the coding sequence GTGAGACGGCAGTGGCCGCTGCTGTGGCTCGCCCTGTACCGGCGGCGCCGGATGCTGGCCGCCCTGCTCGTCGGGATGGTCGTCTTCGAGGCGCTCATCGTGGTGGTCGCCAACGCGATTCCTCCGGGGCAGCTCTTCTCCTCGGGCGGGAAGGGACCGCCCTCGGCCTACCGGGCCTTCAGCGGATCCAGCGGCGACGTGTCGATCGCCAGCTACCCCGGGCTGCTGGGCGCCGGCCTCACCCACCCGTTCTGGATCGCCATGCAGCTCACCGCGATCGGGTCGCTCGCTGCGGCCGCCGTCGCCGCGGACGTGGAATCCGGGACGGTGGAACTCGTCATGGTGCGTCCCGTCAGCCGTACCCGGCTTCTGACGGAGCGGACCGTCGCGCTGGTGCTCGCGGCGCTGGCCCTGAACCTGGCAGCGACCCTCACGGTCGCGGTGGGGGTGGCGCTGTCCCCGGACATCGACCGTGCGGTGCCGATCGGCGGGGTGTTCGCCGCCGGGGTCATGGGCCTCGGCTTCGCCCTGTGCCTGATCGGGCCGGCGATGGCCGTATCGGCGGCGGGACGACGGCGGGCTCAGGTGGTCGGCGCCACCATCGCGATCGGGGCCGTCGGTTTCGCCGTCAACTTCATCGCCCTGGCCTGGTCGCCCGCAGCATCGCTGAGGTTCCTCAGCCCGTTCCACTACTACGCCCCCGGCGACGCCCTGGCCGAAGGCGACGTGCTCTGGCCCCAGCTCGGGATCCTTGTCGGAACGGGAGTGCTGGGCATCCTGCTGGCTCATGTGCTGCTCCAACGCCGAGACCTCGCGCCCTGA
- a CDS encoding nitroreductase family protein produces MTATHLDPDTVIQLVGDAVTAPSMHNAQPWKFVFHVGSGALALYGDPERAMTRTDPNHRGLHLGCAAALFNLRVSAAWIGLPVRVQLLPDDAEPWLLATVTIDETTGVDRELASLHAAIRRRHTSRYPFSEEPVPTALLDGLWAAAHLEGCRLTVPDTWHIDTVLGLVRDAEHREEIDPLAQAETAAWTSHPQSAADTRRDGIPASAFGPKGSGGPTPVRDFGWANPIPDRGWAVFEKRPQLALLSTEVDTKADWMRAGQAMERVLLQATADGLATSMTSHPLEWPELRWTVRDPVAAMGHVQMVFRLGYGPAGPDTPRRPLTEVLELRE; encoded by the coding sequence ATGACCGCAACACACCTCGACCCCGACACCGTCATCCAGCTCGTCGGCGACGCCGTCACTGCCCCGTCCATGCACAACGCCCAGCCGTGGAAGTTCGTGTTCCATGTCGGCAGCGGCGCCCTCGCTCTTTACGGCGACCCGGAACGCGCCATGACCCGAACCGACCCGAACCACCGTGGCCTCCACCTGGGTTGCGCCGCAGCACTGTTCAACCTGCGCGTGTCCGCGGCCTGGATCGGTCTGCCGGTTCGCGTGCAGCTCTTGCCCGACGACGCCGAACCATGGCTGCTCGCCACGGTGACCATCGACGAAACGACGGGCGTGGACCGCGAGCTGGCCTCCCTGCACGCCGCCATCCGGCGTCGGCACACCAGCCGGTACCCCTTCAGCGAGGAGCCGGTGCCGACGGCACTGCTGGACGGTCTGTGGGCTGCGGCCCACTTGGAGGGCTGCCGGCTGACCGTCCCTGATACGTGGCATATCGACACCGTGCTCGGGCTGGTCCGGGACGCCGAACACCGCGAGGAGATCGATCCGCTCGCGCAGGCGGAAACCGCGGCCTGGACCTCCCACCCCCAGAGTGCTGCAGACACACGTCGGGACGGCATTCCCGCCTCCGCATTCGGACCCAAGGGCTCCGGCGGTCCCACCCCCGTACGCGACTTCGGTTGGGCCAACCCGATACCGGATCGCGGCTGGGCCGTGTTCGAGAAGCGGCCGCAGCTGGCTCTGCTGAGCACCGAGGTGGACACCAAAGCCGACTGGATGCGCGCCGGTCAGGCAATGGAGCGCGTCCTTCTGCAGGCCACCGCTGACGGACTTGCCACGTCGATGACGTCCCATCCCCTGGAATGGCCGGAGCTGCGGTGGACGGTGCGAGACCCGGTCGCGGCCATGGGGCACGTGCAGATGGTCTTCCGCCTCGGCTACGGCCCCGCAGGCCCCGACACGCCCCGTCGCCCGTTGACTGAGGTCCTGGAACTCCGGGAGTAG
- a CDS encoding CBS domain-containing protein, with the protein MKHLRTIDDVMTHAVISIDRGTAFKDIVEALRMWNVSALPVLTQDGQVVGVVSEADLLLKPQGADTPHDTTAEQLMTRPAVTVTKDATIPTAARLMARGHLKRLPVVDGDGRLVGVVSRGDLLKVFLRPDEDIGAEIREMITYQLIPHASAEVHVHVANGIAYLNGSLPDPAMEDVVVRAAGTVPGVVDVKADFTVPVSA; encoded by the coding sequence ATGAAGCACCTGCGCACCATCGATGACGTCATGACACACGCCGTGATCTCCATCGACCGAGGAACCGCGTTCAAGGACATCGTGGAAGCGCTGCGGATGTGGAACGTAAGCGCGCTCCCAGTTCTGACCCAGGACGGACAGGTGGTCGGCGTCGTCTCCGAAGCCGATCTGCTGCTCAAGCCCCAAGGCGCCGACACGCCCCACGACACCACCGCCGAGCAGCTGATGACCCGCCCGGCCGTGACCGTCACGAAGGACGCCACCATTCCCACCGCGGCGCGTTTGATGGCCCGCGGGCACCTCAAGCGCCTTCCCGTGGTCGACGGCGACGGCCGCCTCGTCGGCGTCGTCAGCCGCGGCGACCTGCTCAAGGTCTTCCTGCGCCCCGACGAGGACATCGGCGCCGAGATCCGCGAGATGATCACCTACCAGCTGATCCCGCACGCTTCCGCCGAGGTTCACGTCCACGTCGCCAACGGCATCGCCTACCTCAACGGGTCGCTGCCGGACCCCGCGATGGAAGACGTCGTCGTACGTGCCGCCGGCACCGTACCGGGCGTCGTCGACGTCAAGGCGGATTTCACCGTCCCCGTATCCGCATGA
- a CDS encoding universal stress protein has protein sequence MESTFRTPDTSSVTVGVDGSESARVAALWAAKEAVRRDRPLHIVYGADTDGRALYLSAETIERVRVNGRALLDDTAEAVSAEYPGLTVTTEFSRAGAVDTLHRAGGLHGTVVVGNRGLGGFNSLMLGSVGLGTAAIAMTPVIVVRGIEGTEETGTVLAAVRDEHDLLIARYAAREAELHKASLRLLHVWNVLQSVGEAVTMLDGVDEIAGGHAETLRAVTDVIRGEFPDLEVQADAEKSISVAGVLVEASRHADLLVMGGRRIPGPLGLAPNLGKATHSLLHHAHCPVLLIPRTGSDFGSQS, from the coding sequence GTGGAAAGCACCTTCCGCACCCCGGACACCAGCTCGGTCACGGTCGGCGTGGACGGCTCGGAGTCGGCACGCGTCGCTGCTCTGTGGGCGGCCAAAGAGGCCGTACGCCGTGACCGTCCCCTGCACATCGTCTACGGCGCCGACACCGACGGCAGAGCCTTGTACCTGTCGGCGGAGACCATCGAACGGGTCCGCGTCAACGGCCGGGCGCTCCTGGACGACACGGCGGAGGCTGTGTCGGCCGAGTACCCCGGGCTGACCGTGACCACCGAATTCAGCCGCGCCGGCGCCGTCGACACCCTGCACCGGGCCGGCGGGCTCCACGGCACGGTCGTGGTGGGCAACCGCGGCCTGGGCGGGTTCAACTCCCTCATGCTCGGATCGGTCGGACTGGGCACCGCGGCCATCGCCATGACGCCCGTCATAGTCGTCCGAGGCATCGAGGGGACCGAGGAGACCGGAACGGTGCTCGCCGCGGTACGCGACGAACACGACCTCTTGATCGCCCGGTACGCCGCCCGGGAAGCCGAGCTGCACAAGGCCTCCCTGCGGCTGCTGCACGTGTGGAACGTGCTCCAGTCCGTCGGTGAGGCGGTCACCATGCTCGACGGCGTCGATGAAATCGCCGGCGGGCACGCAGAGACCCTGCGGGCCGTCACGGACGTGATCCGCGGCGAGTTCCCCGACCTTGAGGTACAGGCCGATGCGGAGAAGAGCATTTCCGTGGCCGGTGTCCTGGTCGAGGCGTCCCGACACGCAGACCTGCTCGTCATGGGCGGACGCCGGATCCCGGGGCCCCTCGGACTCGCCCCCAACCTGGGCAAGGCCACGCACAGCCTGCTGCACCACGCCCACTGCCCCGTCCTCCTCATCCCCCGGACCGGCAGCGACTTCGGGAGTCAGTCATGA
- a CDS encoding CBS domain-containing protein codes for MRHRSVSDLMTHTAVTVRRTTAFKEIARLLKEFDITAMPVIDESGHPVGVVSEADLLRRRPAGGAATAEELMTSPAVTARPEWSVVRAARVMQRHRVKRLPVVDAEGRVVGVLSRSDLIQLFLRRDHAIQEEILEDVLTRTLHLPPSAITVEVDDGLVTLSGTVPRPGLLPVVIRLCQSVDGVVDVDNRLTCTEAEQS; via the coding sequence ATGCGGCACCGCAGCGTCTCGGACCTGATGACGCACACCGCCGTCACCGTCCGGCGTACGACCGCGTTCAAGGAGATCGCCCGGCTCCTGAAGGAGTTCGACATCACCGCCATGCCCGTGATCGACGAATCCGGGCACCCGGTCGGCGTCGTCTCCGAAGCCGACCTTCTCCGTCGGCGGCCCGCCGGTGGTGCGGCAACAGCCGAGGAGCTGATGACCAGCCCGGCCGTCACGGCCCGACCCGAGTGGAGCGTGGTCCGCGCGGCCCGCGTCATGCAGCGGCACCGGGTCAAAAGGCTGCCGGTCGTCGACGCGGAAGGCCGGGTGGTCGGCGTACTCAGCCGCAGCGATCTGATCCAGCTCTTCCTCCGCCGCGACCACGCGATACAGGAAGAGATCCTCGAAGACGTCCTGACCCGGACACTCCACCTCCCTCCCTCGGCCATCACCGTCGAAGTCGACGACGGCCTGGTGACCCTCAGCGGCACCGTGCCGCGGCCCGGACTGCTGCCCGTGGTGATCCGCCTCTGCCAGAGCGTCGACGGGGTCGTCGACGTCGACAACAGACTCACCTGCACGGAGGCTGAACAGAGCTGA
- a CDS encoding CBS domain-containing protein, producing MKHIKVADLMTDEVVSVAPGTAFKDVAKLLAQYDISGVPVLDDEDRVVGVVSQTDLLAHTVPGPHDLEQSRTATGPPTAGEVMSVPAVTVHAEETATDAARLMTRRSIERLPVVDVEDRLVGIVTRRDLLRMFLRPDSEIRRRVTDEVLTEVLGVPPGDIDVHVVDGIVTLDGHVERRSQLPALLSLVEQLDGVVAVASRVTARTDDTATHADHARHAMPW from the coding sequence ATGAAGCACATCAAGGTGGCGGACCTGATGACCGACGAGGTCGTCTCCGTGGCCCCCGGCACCGCCTTCAAGGACGTCGCGAAGCTCCTCGCCCAGTACGACATCTCCGGAGTCCCCGTCCTGGACGACGAGGACCGCGTGGTGGGCGTCGTCTCGCAGACGGACCTGCTGGCCCACACGGTGCCGGGCCCCCATGACCTCGAGCAGAGCAGGACGGCAACTGGGCCGCCCACCGCGGGCGAGGTCATGTCCGTACCTGCGGTCACCGTCCACGCCGAAGAGACAGCGACTGACGCCGCACGGCTGATGACCCGCCGGAGTATCGAACGCCTCCCCGTCGTGGACGTGGAGGACCGGCTCGTCGGCATCGTCACCCGCCGGGACCTGCTCCGCATGTTCCTGCGCCCGGACTCCGAGATACGCCGACGCGTCACCGACGAGGTCCTCACCGAGGTACTCGGTGTGCCACCCGGTGACATCGACGTCCACGTGGTGGACGGCATCGTCACCCTGGACGGCCATGTCGAGCGCCGCAGTCAGCTCCCCGCACTTCTCAGCCTCGTCGAACAGCTCGACGGGGTCGTCGCCGTGGCATCACGCGTCACCGCCCGCACCGACGACACGGCAACCCACGCGGACCACGCCCGGCACGCAATGCCGTGGTGA
- a CDS encoding universal stress protein — MQKHVTVGVDGSPESRAAARWAAQEAVLRQVPLRLVHAVDWPLDPVFPGLGRQDVDRWADQALTEAGQELHGRHPNLEITTRCLTARPAAALAAEFADAGLLVLGSRGLGGLVGFIVGSVAMSTVVATDTPVVLVRVADDPAGPGTGSSGEVVVGVDIHEACDRVLTFAFEEAARRDCPLRAVHGWKLPPAYSYVPFFDPDNERDIGRSVTHMVDDMLLPWRHKFPDVNVSHSVFMGSAGDHLVRAAQGAQLVVVGRHVRRSALGAHLGSVAHAVLHHAAAPVAVIAHD, encoded by the coding sequence ATGCAGAAGCACGTGACCGTCGGAGTCGACGGCTCCCCGGAAAGCCGGGCAGCAGCACGCTGGGCCGCACAGGAGGCCGTCCTGCGGCAGGTGCCGCTGCGCCTCGTGCACGCCGTCGACTGGCCCCTGGACCCGGTGTTTCCCGGACTGGGCCGCCAGGACGTGGACCGCTGGGCCGACCAGGCCCTGACCGAAGCCGGGCAAGAGCTGCACGGGCGCCACCCGAACTTGGAGATCACGACCCGCTGCCTGACAGCACGGCCGGCCGCCGCCCTCGCGGCCGAGTTCGCCGACGCCGGGCTGCTGGTCCTGGGATCGCGTGGCCTGGGCGGTCTGGTCGGTTTCATCGTCGGCTCGGTGGCGATGTCCACCGTGGTCGCGACCGACACCCCGGTTGTCCTCGTTCGCGTCGCCGACGACCCGGCCGGCCCGGGCACCGGCTCCAGCGGCGAGGTCGTCGTCGGCGTTGACATCCACGAAGCGTGCGACCGGGTACTCACCTTCGCCTTCGAAGAGGCGGCCCGGCGCGACTGCCCACTGCGGGCCGTACACGGCTGGAAGTTGCCGCCCGCCTACAGCTACGTCCCCTTCTTCGACCCGGACAACGAACGGGACATCGGCAGGAGCGTCACACACATGGTGGACGACATGCTGCTGCCTTGGCGGCACAAGTTCCCCGACGTGAACGTCAGCCACAGCGTGTTCATGGGATCCGCGGGTGATCATCTCGTCCGGGCCGCGCAGGGCGCGCAACTCGTCGTCGTAGGACGCCATGTGCGCCGCTCCGCCCTCGGCGCGCACCTGGGCTCGGTCGCCCACGCGGTCCTTCACCACGCAGCAGCCCCCGTGGCCGTCATCGCCCACGACTGA